A window of the Euwallacea similis isolate ESF13 chromosome 20, ESF131.1, whole genome shotgun sequence genome harbors these coding sequences:
- the Rcc1 gene encoding regulator of chromosome condensation isoform X2, with the protein MAAKRKRASSNAGSAIPHKKIKFTLDHVKLPSTEGVVFVTGAGDVGQLGLGPDILEKSRPALVALGQDVVDVFAGGMHTVCLTKNGKVLTFGCNDEGALGRVTEGKEDAEFTPQEVKLPGKVIQVSAGDSHTAALLEDGRVFAWGTFRDSHGNMGLSLSGNEKAPYEILPDQKVVKIASGADHIVFLTNHGEVYTCGCAEQGQLGRIPKRSSDRDARNGVGNNNIGKLVTPAPISLKPSLKLHFDNIWAGTYSTFARVAEKNDIYVCGLNNFHQIGLDITEPEYLPKKSQMFSQYKWEHISGGQHHSLGLTEDGKVFVIGRKEYGRLGLGKDCEDANTLTDVKSLSEEKIINVACGSSTSFAVSADGRLYGWGMGTNGQLGLGEEEDYFEPTHVKSGKLTDRKVLRVSSGGQHTVILSSADNNNKTENGDSK; encoded by the exons atggcCGCCAAACGAAAACGAGCTTCATCCAACGCAGGATCTGCAATCCCCCACAAGAAGATCAAAT TTACGTTAGACCATGTGAAACTACCTTCCACTGAAGGGGTTGTTTTTGTAACTGGGGCTGGAGATGTAGGGCAGCTAGGCTTGGGTCCGGACATTCTAGAAAAGTCTAGACCCGCTCTGGTAGCTTTAGGTCAGGACGTTGTGGATGTATTTGCTGGTGGCATGCACACAGTGTGTTTAACTAAAAATGGGAAAGTGCTGACTTTTGGGTGTAACGATGAGGGGGCTTTAGGCCGTGTCACTGAAGGTAAAGAGGATGCAGAATTTACGCCCCAAGAAGTGAAGTTGCCAGGGAAGGTTATACAGGTCTCAGCAGGAGATTCTCACACTGCAGCTTTGTTGGAGGACGGACGAGTGTTTGCATGGGGAACCTTCAGA gaTTCACATGGCAATATGGGGCTCTCATtaagtggcaatgaaaaagCTCCTTATGAAATATTGCCTGATcaaaaagtagtaaaaattgCTTCAGGGGCTGACCATATAGTATTTTTAACGAATCATGGGGAAGTATATACCTGTGGTTGTGCTGAGCAAGGTCAATTAGGAAGGATCCCAAAACGATCAAGTGACAGGGATGCTAGAAATGGTGTTGGTAATAACAATATAG gTAAACTGGTAACTCCAGCCCCCATAAGTTTAAAGCCAAGTTTAAAGCTACACTTTGACAATATATGGGCCGGGACCTATTCCACTTTTGCTAGAGTAGCTGAGAAGAATGATATCTATGTTTGTGGACTCaataattttcatcaaatag GTCTCGATATTACGGAACCTGAGTATTTGCCTAAAAAAAGTCAGATGTTTTCTCAGTATAAATGGGAACATATATCAGGAGGACAGCACCATTCTTTGGGTTTGACAGAGGACGGAAAAGTATTCGTCATTGGGAGGAAGGAATATGGAAGGCTGGGATTAG GAAAGGATTGTGAAGACGCCAATACTTTAACAGATGTCAAAAGTTTGTCtgaagagaaaataattaatgtagCTTGTGGATCGTCAACTTCATTCGCAGTATCAGCAGATg GAAGACTATATGGGTGGGGCATGGGAACCAACGGACAATTGGGGTTGGGCGAAGAAGAGGACTATTTTGAACCAACTCATGTGAAGAGTGGGAAACTCACAGATCGTAAAGTGTTGAGGGTGTCAAGTGGGGGACAGCACACAGTGATTTTATCTTCAGCagacaataacaataaaacagaaaatggCGACAGCAAGTAA
- the LOC136415547 gene encoding lysophosphatidylserine lipase ABHD12-like isoform X3 → MLLNKRRFIKRITLNTFKVGILACVIFFVVLPIIYRYSYNFQRAAVFLNFVNVPPSPDYENPQKYGINGARNFYVSSGDIKLGTWQILPSNLEGSNETSEDFFDRILDNGQNVVIYSHGNGGCRLSSHRIEIYQVLRQFFHVIAFDYRSYGDSSKQSPSELGLVEDILIVYEWVRNRTKSNVFIWGHSLGTSLSSHAFLKIQGMSVDQPVGLMLESPFNNMREEISEFPLAKFFKFLPWFRITIVDPMSSNFKFETDKYICGINVPIMIMHAEDDNVVPYKLGYRLHTNAKKCRSEDQGRLLFYTFGSQHHFGHKFICRAPDLPDKINTFIQLSLETRHNKELQY, encoded by the exons ATGCTACTGAACAAACGAAGGTTTATCAAAAG AATTACCCTAAACACTTTCAAGGTCGGAATCCTTGCCTGCGTGATTTTCTTTGTAGTACTGCCGATTATCTATCGGTACTCTTATAATTTCCAAAGGGCGGcggttttcttaaatttcg TGAATGTGCCTCCCTCGCCAGACTACGAAAATCCGCAAAAATACGGAATAAACGGAGCAAGAAACTTTTACGTTAGCTCTGGGGATATTAAGTTGGGGACATGGCAGATTCTTCCCAGCAACCTTGAGGGTTCCAATGAGACCAGCGAGGATTTCTTCGATCGAATTTTGGACAACGGCCAAAATGTCGTTATTTACAGTCATGGGAATGGGGGGTGTCGATTGTCATCACATAGAATCGAAATCTACCAAGTTCTGCGGCAATTTTTCCATGTGATCGCTTTCGATTATCGAA GTTACGGAGATTCCTCTAAACAATCCCCCAGCGAATTAGGCCTGGTGGAAGACATTTTAATCGTTTATGAATGGGTTAGGAATCGAACAAAAAGCAACGTTTTCATATGGGGTCATTCCCTAGGAACAAGCCTCTCTAGTCACGCGTTCCTAAAAATCCAAGGCATGAGCGTCGACCAACCCGTGGGGCTCATGTTAGAGAGCCCGTTTAATAATATGAGGGAGGAAATTAGCGAGTTCCCTCTAGCCAAG tttttcaagTTCCTACCTTGGTTTCGCATCACTATCGTAGATCCCATGTcttcaaactttaaattcgAGACTGATAAGTACATTTGCGGAATAAACGTACCGATTATGATAATGCACGCGGAAGACGACAATGTTGTTCCTTATAAGCTGGGATACAGG TTACACACCAACGCTAAGAAATGTAGAAGTGAGGACCAAGGCCGACTCTTGTTCTACACCTTTGGCAGCCAACATCATTTCGGCCATAAGTTTATCTGTCGGGCACCAGACCTCCCGGATAAAATCAA TACTTTTATTCAGCTGTCTCTGGAGACCAGGCATAACAAAGAGCTACAGTATTAG
- the LOC136415548 gene encoding borealin-like isoform X1: MPRTKKAPVAKALVKVKASDRQEYINAAIRYNEQNVTATIEKMVAQNLEKIHAKYKKIRLNLGKNLLSMTVADIENGDVHSSDLYETLITSSTLLADSSQLNSMSSSSISHKTRVLHVSRSQTVTKTRSSRSFSCDEGYTTESVRSTASGEKNERQTRSMRRPRASERKITRSLSRPTNTTNAFITPLNKQPPTSAGTITPKVQPNTSLLYMRRPKVGEMAWSNQGSPLMVSAAEQSANVNIPVGGDAVLSLLPNRGVLRESQVPILPDETRRQLEILRDNLIKVCTVSSNQHG, encoded by the exons ATGCCCCGAACGAAAAAAGCCCCTGTAGCTAAAGCTTTGGTAAAGGTCAAAGCTTCTGACCGGCAAGAGTACATCAATGCTGCAATTCGTTATAATG AACAAAATGTCACTGCCACTATTGAAAAGATGGTTGcacaaaatttggaaaaaatacatgccaaatataaaaaaatacgctTAAATTTGGGCAAAAATTTGTTATCTATGACTGTGGCAGATATT gaaaatggAGATGTACATAGCAGTGATCTATATGAAACTCTAATAACTTCATCCACATTATTAGCTGACTCATCTCAATTAAACAGTATGTCTAGTTCCTCAATATCACACAAAACAAGAGTTTTACATGTCAGTCGAAGCCAAACAGTAACCAAAACACGTTCCTCGAGGAGTTTTTCTTGCGACGAAG GATACACCACTGAAAGTGTCCGTTCAACCGCTTCAGGTGAAAAGAATGAAAGGCAGACAAGGTCCATGAGGAGGCCTCGAGCAAGTGAGAGAAAAATCACGAGGTCTTTGTCCAGGCCTACCAATACTACTAACGCATTTATCACCCCGCTAAACAAGCAGCCACCAACTTCAGCTGGAACTATTACCCCTAAG GTGCAACCAAACACATCACTACTTTATATGAGGCGCCCGAAAGTTGGGGAAATGGCCTGGTCCAATCAAG GATCTCCCCTTATGGTCTCTGCCGCAGAACAATCAGCAAATGTAAACATCCCTGTGGGAGGAGACGCAGTTCTCTCCCTGCTACCGAATCGTGGCGTTCTCAGAGAGTCGCAAGTTCCGATCTTGCCGGACGAAACCCGAAGACAACTGGAGATTTTGAGGGATAATCTTATTAAAGTATGCACTGTCAGCAGCAATCAACATGgttaa
- the Rcc1 gene encoding regulator of chromosome condensation isoform X1: protein MAAKRKRASSNAGSAIPHKKIKSLLSVTLDHVKLPSTEGVVFVTGAGDVGQLGLGPDILEKSRPALVALGQDVVDVFAGGMHTVCLTKNGKVLTFGCNDEGALGRVTEGKEDAEFTPQEVKLPGKVIQVSAGDSHTAALLEDGRVFAWGTFRDSHGNMGLSLSGNEKAPYEILPDQKVVKIASGADHIVFLTNHGEVYTCGCAEQGQLGRIPKRSSDRDARNGVGNNNIGKLVTPAPISLKPSLKLHFDNIWAGTYSTFARVAEKNDIYVCGLNNFHQIGLDITEPEYLPKKSQMFSQYKWEHISGGQHHSLGLTEDGKVFVIGRKEYGRLGLGKDCEDANTLTDVKSLSEEKIINVACGSSTSFAVSADGRLYGWGMGTNGQLGLGEEEDYFEPTHVKSGKLTDRKVLRVSSGGQHTVILSSADNNNKTENGDSK from the exons atggcCGCCAAACGAAAACGAGCTTCATCCAACGCAGGATCTGCAATCCCCCACAAGAAGATCAAAT CTCTTCTTTCAGTTACGTTAGACCATGTGAAACTACCTTCCACTGAAGGGGTTGTTTTTGTAACTGGGGCTGGAGATGTAGGGCAGCTAGGCTTGGGTCCGGACATTCTAGAAAAGTCTAGACCCGCTCTGGTAGCTTTAGGTCAGGACGTTGTGGATGTATTTGCTGGTGGCATGCACACAGTGTGTTTAACTAAAAATGGGAAAGTGCTGACTTTTGGGTGTAACGATGAGGGGGCTTTAGGCCGTGTCACTGAAGGTAAAGAGGATGCAGAATTTACGCCCCAAGAAGTGAAGTTGCCAGGGAAGGTTATACAGGTCTCAGCAGGAGATTCTCACACTGCAGCTTTGTTGGAGGACGGACGAGTGTTTGCATGGGGAACCTTCAGA gaTTCACATGGCAATATGGGGCTCTCATtaagtggcaatgaaaaagCTCCTTATGAAATATTGCCTGATcaaaaagtagtaaaaattgCTTCAGGGGCTGACCATATAGTATTTTTAACGAATCATGGGGAAGTATATACCTGTGGTTGTGCTGAGCAAGGTCAATTAGGAAGGATCCCAAAACGATCAAGTGACAGGGATGCTAGAAATGGTGTTGGTAATAACAATATAG gTAAACTGGTAACTCCAGCCCCCATAAGTTTAAAGCCAAGTTTAAAGCTACACTTTGACAATATATGGGCCGGGACCTATTCCACTTTTGCTAGAGTAGCTGAGAAGAATGATATCTATGTTTGTGGACTCaataattttcatcaaatag GTCTCGATATTACGGAACCTGAGTATTTGCCTAAAAAAAGTCAGATGTTTTCTCAGTATAAATGGGAACATATATCAGGAGGACAGCACCATTCTTTGGGTTTGACAGAGGACGGAAAAGTATTCGTCATTGGGAGGAAGGAATATGGAAGGCTGGGATTAG GAAAGGATTGTGAAGACGCCAATACTTTAACAGATGTCAAAAGTTTGTCtgaagagaaaataattaatgtagCTTGTGGATCGTCAACTTCATTCGCAGTATCAGCAGATg GAAGACTATATGGGTGGGGCATGGGAACCAACGGACAATTGGGGTTGGGCGAAGAAGAGGACTATTTTGAACCAACTCATGTGAAGAGTGGGAAACTCACAGATCGTAAAGTGTTGAGGGTGTCAAGTGGGGGACAGCACACAGTGATTTTATCTTCAGCagacaataacaataaaacagaaaatggCGACAGCAAGTAA
- the LOC136415547 gene encoding lysophosphatidylserine lipase ABHD12-like isoform X2: MAKVCEFMDVEYSEVPRKDNQPLASKCRCRKLLFRITLNTFKVGILACVIFFVVLPIIYRYSYNFQRAAVFLNFVNVPPSPDYENPQKYGINGARNFYVSSGDIKLGTWQILPSNLEGSNETSEDFFDRILDNGQNVVIYSHGNGGCRLSSHRIEIYQVLRQFFHVIAFDYRSYGDSSKQSPSELGLVEDILIVYEWVRNRTKSNVFIWGHSLGTSLSSHAFLKIQGMSVDQPVGLMLESPFNNMREEISEFPLAKFFKFLPWFRITIVDPMSSNFKFETDKYICGINVPIMIMHAEDDNVVPYKLGYRLHTNAKKCRSEDQGRLLFYTFGSQHHFGHKFICRAPDLPDKINTFIQLSLETRHNKELQY; this comes from the exons ATGGCTAAAGTATGTGAGTTTATGGACGTTGAATATAGTGAAGTTCCCCGTAAGGACAACCAACCCCTTGCTTCAAAGTGTCGGTGtagaaaattgctttttag AATTACCCTAAACACTTTCAAGGTCGGAATCCTTGCCTGCGTGATTTTCTTTGTAGTACTGCCGATTATCTATCGGTACTCTTATAATTTCCAAAGGGCGGcggttttcttaaatttcg TGAATGTGCCTCCCTCGCCAGACTACGAAAATCCGCAAAAATACGGAATAAACGGAGCAAGAAACTTTTACGTTAGCTCTGGGGATATTAAGTTGGGGACATGGCAGATTCTTCCCAGCAACCTTGAGGGTTCCAATGAGACCAGCGAGGATTTCTTCGATCGAATTTTGGACAACGGCCAAAATGTCGTTATTTACAGTCATGGGAATGGGGGGTGTCGATTGTCATCACATAGAATCGAAATCTACCAAGTTCTGCGGCAATTTTTCCATGTGATCGCTTTCGATTATCGAA GTTACGGAGATTCCTCTAAACAATCCCCCAGCGAATTAGGCCTGGTGGAAGACATTTTAATCGTTTATGAATGGGTTAGGAATCGAACAAAAAGCAACGTTTTCATATGGGGTCATTCCCTAGGAACAAGCCTCTCTAGTCACGCGTTCCTAAAAATCCAAGGCATGAGCGTCGACCAACCCGTGGGGCTCATGTTAGAGAGCCCGTTTAATAATATGAGGGAGGAAATTAGCGAGTTCCCTCTAGCCAAG tttttcaagTTCCTACCTTGGTTTCGCATCACTATCGTAGATCCCATGTcttcaaactttaaattcgAGACTGATAAGTACATTTGCGGAATAAACGTACCGATTATGATAATGCACGCGGAAGACGACAATGTTGTTCCTTATAAGCTGGGATACAGG TTACACACCAACGCTAAGAAATGTAGAAGTGAGGACCAAGGCCGACTCTTGTTCTACACCTTTGGCAGCCAACATCATTTCGGCCATAAGTTTATCTGTCGGGCACCAGACCTCCCGGATAAAATCAA TACTTTTATTCAGCTGTCTCTGGAGACCAGGCATAACAAAGAGCTACAGTATTAG
- the LOC136415548 gene encoding borealin-like isoform X2 has translation MPRTKKAPVAKALVKVKASDRQEYINAAIRYNEQNVTATIEKMVAQNLEKIHAKYKKIRLNLGKNLLSMTVADIENGDVHSSDLYETLITSSTLLADSSQLNSMSSSSISHKTRVLHVSRSQTVTKTRSSRSFSCDEGSEKNERQTRSMRRPRASERKITRSLSRPTNTTNAFITPLNKQPPTSAGTITPKVQPNTSLLYMRRPKVGEMAWSNQGSPLMVSAAEQSANVNIPVGGDAVLSLLPNRGVLRESQVPILPDETRRQLEILRDNLIKVCTVSSNQHG, from the exons ATGCCCCGAACGAAAAAAGCCCCTGTAGCTAAAGCTTTGGTAAAGGTCAAAGCTTCTGACCGGCAAGAGTACATCAATGCTGCAATTCGTTATAATG AACAAAATGTCACTGCCACTATTGAAAAGATGGTTGcacaaaatttggaaaaaatacatgccaaatataaaaaaatacgctTAAATTTGGGCAAAAATTTGTTATCTATGACTGTGGCAGATATT gaaaatggAGATGTACATAGCAGTGATCTATATGAAACTCTAATAACTTCATCCACATTATTAGCTGACTCATCTCAATTAAACAGTATGTCTAGTTCCTCAATATCACACAAAACAAGAGTTTTACATGTCAGTCGAAGCCAAACAGTAACCAAAACACGTTCCTCGAGGAGTTTTTCTTGCGACGAAGGTA GTGAAAAGAATGAAAGGCAGACAAGGTCCATGAGGAGGCCTCGAGCAAGTGAGAGAAAAATCACGAGGTCTTTGTCCAGGCCTACCAATACTACTAACGCATTTATCACCCCGCTAAACAAGCAGCCACCAACTTCAGCTGGAACTATTACCCCTAAG GTGCAACCAAACACATCACTACTTTATATGAGGCGCCCGAAAGTTGGGGAAATGGCCTGGTCCAATCAAG GATCTCCCCTTATGGTCTCTGCCGCAGAACAATCAGCAAATGTAAACATCCCTGTGGGAGGAGACGCAGTTCTCTCCCTGCTACCGAATCGTGGCGTTCTCAGAGAGTCGCAAGTTCCGATCTTGCCGGACGAAACCCGAAGACAACTGGAGATTTTGAGGGATAATCTTATTAAAGTATGCACTGTCAGCAGCAATCAACATGgttaa
- the LOC136415547 gene encoding lysophosphatidylserine lipase ABHD12-like isoform X1 encodes MAAQTAQDDSDFFADEIVEYGITCFGPYLIPSIPVTLGALTFFDVITLNTFKVGILACVIFFVVLPIIYRYSYNFQRAAVFLNFVNVPPSPDYENPQKYGINGARNFYVSSGDIKLGTWQILPSNLEGSNETSEDFFDRILDNGQNVVIYSHGNGGCRLSSHRIEIYQVLRQFFHVIAFDYRSYGDSSKQSPSELGLVEDILIVYEWVRNRTKSNVFIWGHSLGTSLSSHAFLKIQGMSVDQPVGLMLESPFNNMREEISEFPLAKFFKFLPWFRITIVDPMSSNFKFETDKYICGINVPIMIMHAEDDNVVPYKLGYRLHTNAKKCRSEDQGRLLFYTFGSQHHFGHKFICRAPDLPDKINTFIQLSLETRHNKELQY; translated from the exons ATGGCAGCTCAAACTGCTCAGGATGACAGTGATTTTTTTGCTGATGAGATTGTCGAATACGGTATTACATGCTTTGGTCCCTACTTGATACCATCAATTCCAGTGACGTTAGGtgctttaacattttttgatgt AATTACCCTAAACACTTTCAAGGTCGGAATCCTTGCCTGCGTGATTTTCTTTGTAGTACTGCCGATTATCTATCGGTACTCTTATAATTTCCAAAGGGCGGcggttttcttaaatttcg TGAATGTGCCTCCCTCGCCAGACTACGAAAATCCGCAAAAATACGGAATAAACGGAGCAAGAAACTTTTACGTTAGCTCTGGGGATATTAAGTTGGGGACATGGCAGATTCTTCCCAGCAACCTTGAGGGTTCCAATGAGACCAGCGAGGATTTCTTCGATCGAATTTTGGACAACGGCCAAAATGTCGTTATTTACAGTCATGGGAATGGGGGGTGTCGATTGTCATCACATAGAATCGAAATCTACCAAGTTCTGCGGCAATTTTTCCATGTGATCGCTTTCGATTATCGAA GTTACGGAGATTCCTCTAAACAATCCCCCAGCGAATTAGGCCTGGTGGAAGACATTTTAATCGTTTATGAATGGGTTAGGAATCGAACAAAAAGCAACGTTTTCATATGGGGTCATTCCCTAGGAACAAGCCTCTCTAGTCACGCGTTCCTAAAAATCCAAGGCATGAGCGTCGACCAACCCGTGGGGCTCATGTTAGAGAGCCCGTTTAATAATATGAGGGAGGAAATTAGCGAGTTCCCTCTAGCCAAG tttttcaagTTCCTACCTTGGTTTCGCATCACTATCGTAGATCCCATGTcttcaaactttaaattcgAGACTGATAAGTACATTTGCGGAATAAACGTACCGATTATGATAATGCACGCGGAAGACGACAATGTTGTTCCTTATAAGCTGGGATACAGG TTACACACCAACGCTAAGAAATGTAGAAGTGAGGACCAAGGCCGACTCTTGTTCTACACCTTTGGCAGCCAACATCATTTCGGCCATAAGTTTATCTGTCGGGCACCAGACCTCCCGGATAAAATCAA TACTTTTATTCAGCTGTCTCTGGAGACCAGGCATAACAAAGAGCTACAGTATTAG
- the Rcc1 gene encoding regulator of chromosome condensation isoform X3 — translation MAAKRKRASSNAGSAIPHKKIKSLLSVTLDHVKLPSTEGVVFVTGAGDVGQLGLGPDILEKSRPALVALGQDVVDVFAGGMHTVCLTKNGKVLTFGCNDEGALGRVTEGKEDAEFTPQEVKLPGKVIQVSAGDSHTAALLEDGRVFAWGTFRDSHGNMGLSLSGNEKAPYEILPDQKVVKIASGADHIVFLTNHGEVYTCGCAEQGQLGRIPKRSSDRDARNGVGKLVTPAPISLKPSLKLHFDNIWAGTYSTFARVAEKNDIYVCGLNNFHQIGLDITEPEYLPKKSQMFSQYKWEHISGGQHHSLGLTEDGKVFVIGRKEYGRLGLGKDCEDANTLTDVKSLSEEKIINVACGSSTSFAVSADGRLYGWGMGTNGQLGLGEEEDYFEPTHVKSGKLTDRKVLRVSSGGQHTVILSSADNNNKTENGDSK, via the exons atggcCGCCAAACGAAAACGAGCTTCATCCAACGCAGGATCTGCAATCCCCCACAAGAAGATCAAAT CTCTTCTTTCAGTTACGTTAGACCATGTGAAACTACCTTCCACTGAAGGGGTTGTTTTTGTAACTGGGGCTGGAGATGTAGGGCAGCTAGGCTTGGGTCCGGACATTCTAGAAAAGTCTAGACCCGCTCTGGTAGCTTTAGGTCAGGACGTTGTGGATGTATTTGCTGGTGGCATGCACACAGTGTGTTTAACTAAAAATGGGAAAGTGCTGACTTTTGGGTGTAACGATGAGGGGGCTTTAGGCCGTGTCACTGAAGGTAAAGAGGATGCAGAATTTACGCCCCAAGAAGTGAAGTTGCCAGGGAAGGTTATACAGGTCTCAGCAGGAGATTCTCACACTGCAGCTTTGTTGGAGGACGGACGAGTGTTTGCATGGGGAACCTTCAGA gaTTCACATGGCAATATGGGGCTCTCATtaagtggcaatgaaaaagCTCCTTATGAAATATTGCCTGATcaaaaagtagtaaaaattgCTTCAGGGGCTGACCATATAGTATTTTTAACGAATCATGGGGAAGTATATACCTGTGGTTGTGCTGAGCAAGGTCAATTAGGAAGGATCCCAAAACGATCAAGTGACAGGGATGCTAGAAATGGTGTTG gTAAACTGGTAACTCCAGCCCCCATAAGTTTAAAGCCAAGTTTAAAGCTACACTTTGACAATATATGGGCCGGGACCTATTCCACTTTTGCTAGAGTAGCTGAGAAGAATGATATCTATGTTTGTGGACTCaataattttcatcaaatag GTCTCGATATTACGGAACCTGAGTATTTGCCTAAAAAAAGTCAGATGTTTTCTCAGTATAAATGGGAACATATATCAGGAGGACAGCACCATTCTTTGGGTTTGACAGAGGACGGAAAAGTATTCGTCATTGGGAGGAAGGAATATGGAAGGCTGGGATTAG GAAAGGATTGTGAAGACGCCAATACTTTAACAGATGTCAAAAGTTTGTCtgaagagaaaataattaatgtagCTTGTGGATCGTCAACTTCATTCGCAGTATCAGCAGATg GAAGACTATATGGGTGGGGCATGGGAACCAACGGACAATTGGGGTTGGGCGAAGAAGAGGACTATTTTGAACCAACTCATGTGAAGAGTGGGAAACTCACAGATCGTAAAGTGTTGAGGGTGTCAAGTGGGGGACAGCACACAGTGATTTTATCTTCAGCagacaataacaataaaacagaaaatggCGACAGCAAGTAA